One part of the Williamwhitmania taraxaci genome encodes these proteins:
- a CDS encoding UDP-N-acetylmuramate--L-alanine ligase, whose amino-acid sequence MRVHFIAIGGSAMHNLALALHSKGFSISGSDDEIFEPSKSRLANVGLLPMEMGWFPQKITPNIDAVILGMHARSDNPELLRAKELGLKVFSYPEYLYEQTKDKIRAVVGGSHGKTTITAMVMHVLKTCNKEFDYMVGSQIAGFETMVGLSHEAPIAVFEGDEYLTSPIDLRPKFHLYQANIGLISGIAWDHVNVFPTFEGYVDQFRIFAEGIEAGGCLIYCKEDKILKKKVAKWNIKADVVAYSTHPYSRTAAGLVLDTAYGHVKVRVFGRHNMENISGAKEICLRLGISEMDFYNAISSFGGAAKRLQLLGENMSTSFYLDFAHSPSKVKATVEAVREQFPDRKFIAVLELHTFSSLNGDFLSEYEDTLKAADKAIVFFNPEAVKHKKLPVLSPEQVFKSFGRRDLEVFSTPAELSKAIFKRVADDCVVLLMSSGDFGGINAPQQVEKWLSDHV is encoded by the coding sequence ATGAGAGTTCACTTTATAGCTATTGGTGGTAGTGCCATGCACAACCTTGCCTTGGCTCTTCACTCCAAAGGTTTTTCCATTTCGGGTTCCGATGATGAAATTTTTGAGCCATCAAAATCTAGGTTGGCGAATGTAGGTCTTCTTCCTATGGAGATGGGGTGGTTTCCCCAAAAAATAACTCCCAATATCGATGCGGTAATTCTGGGTATGCATGCTCGGAGCGATAATCCTGAACTGCTCAGGGCAAAGGAGTTGGGACTTAAAGTGTTTTCTTATCCTGAATACCTATACGAGCAAACAAAGGATAAAATCCGCGCCGTTGTGGGTGGTAGCCATGGCAAAACTACCATTACCGCTATGGTAATGCACGTGTTGAAAACCTGTAACAAGGAGTTCGATTACATGGTTGGTTCTCAAATTGCCGGCTTCGAAACTATGGTTGGCTTGTCGCATGAGGCACCTATTGCCGTTTTTGAAGGGGATGAGTATTTGACTTCACCCATCGACCTGCGCCCAAAATTCCACCTTTATCAGGCAAATATTGGGTTGATTTCCGGGATTGCTTGGGATCACGTAAATGTGTTTCCCACCTTTGAAGGGTATGTGGATCAGTTCCGAATATTTGCAGAGGGAATTGAGGCTGGCGGCTGTTTGATATACTGTAAGGAAGATAAAATATTAAAGAAAAAGGTTGCCAAATGGAATATTAAAGCTGATGTTGTTGCCTATTCCACACATCCATATTCCCGAACAGCCGCTGGTTTAGTGCTCGATACGGCATATGGCCACGTGAAAGTTCGCGTTTTTGGACGGCACAATATGGAGAATATTTCGGGGGCAAAGGAGATATGCTTGAGGCTTGGCATTAGTGAAATGGATTTTTATAACGCCATCTCTTCCTTTGGGGGAGCCGCTAAGCGCCTCCAACTTCTTGGCGAAAATATGTCTACCTCATTCTATCTTGATTTTGCACACTCTCCATCAAAGGTAAAGGCTACGGTGGAGGCTGTTCGGGAGCAATTTCCCGACAGGAAATTTATTGCAGTGCTCGAGTTGCATACTTTTTCGAGTTTAAACGGCGACTTTCTTTCCGAGTATGAAGATACTCTCAAGGCTGCCGACAAGGCCATCGTTTTTTTCAATCCGGAGGCAGTAAAGCACAAGAAGCTTCCTGTGCTCTCGCCTGAGCAAGTTTTTAAGAGTTTTGGAAGAAGGGACCTTGAAGTATTCTCGACCCCGGCCGAACTTTCAAAGGCAATTTTTAAGCGGGTGGCTGATGACTGCGTTGTTTTGCTTATGTCCTCCGGCGATTTTGGCGGAATTAATGCTCCACAACAAGTAGAAAAATGGTTAAGTGACCACGTTTAA